Part of the Arthrobacter sp. MMS18-M83 genome is shown below.
GTGTTCTTTGACAAGAAGACCCATGTGCTGTTCCGCCCGCGTCGCGGGACTTTGAAGCTTAAGCTCAAGCCGAAGTCCTGAACCGGGTTCAACCGAGGTGTTTGATCGCCTCGCGCAGCGACAGCTGGCTCAGGCGGGCCCGTCGGGTTTCCACATAGTCCCGCACCCATTGGGGATCCGTTTTGGCGTACTCCCGCAGCGTCCAGCCGATTGCCTTCCGGATGAAGAATTCCTTGTCGGCCAGATTGGCGTCGAGCACAATGGAGAGAAGTTCCTTGTCTGTGGCCGACTTTGCCTTGAGTTGGGAGGTGATGGCGGCGCGCCGGACCCAGAAGTCCGGGTCGGACGCCCACTTCCGCATGAGCGGCGTCAGCGTGCTCCGGTGGTGCTGCAGAAGGGCGCAAATACGGTCTGAGACACCGTCAACGTAATCCCACCATGCACCTGTCCTGATGATTTCTTCGTACAGCGGCAACATCTCCAGATCGTTCGCCACCGACTTGAGTGAAGTCAGATCAATGGCCGCATAGCGTTCTTCCCGCCAGGTGGCCTCCCGCCACAGCTGCCTGACGTCGTCGCGCAGTTCGGCCGGGCACCCGAAAGGCAGTTCCTTTGCGGTGATGAGAACCATGCGGCGGACCACGGGAACCCTGACGCCGAGGGAGGGCATGGATGACTTCATGTACGCTTGTGCCGATTTCGCCCTTTCTGGGTCTGCTTCTGCACGCAGGCGTTCCCGGATGGTGGCGATTCTTCCGTGTTCCATACTGTGACTCTAGGGCAGTCCTGCGGCGGACCGCTCCTCTGCGGTGGTCTTTACGCGCCACCTTGTTGACTCGCGCCGGGGCGCCCATAAAGTTGGTGGAAAGAGTTCATCCGGTGTCCGCCTCGGGCCCCTTTTTCCTAGTGCCTTGGAGGCCCGCTTTTGTCCACGGTGAAGACGCCAGACGAGATTGCACTCATGCGTGAAGCCGGGCGTGTGGTTGCCGACACGCTTTCCGCGGTTCGTTCGCAAGCCGAAGTCGGGGTGACGCTGAAGGAACTGGATAGTGTTGCTGCCGCTTTCATTGAATCCGCCGGTGCCAAGCCGGCGTTCCTGAACTACCGGCCGCGGTGGGCGTCCACGCCCTTCTCCGGTGTTATTTGCACGAGTGTCAACGACGCCGTGGTGCATGGAATTCCGGACGGATACGTGCTGCAGGACGGCGATCTCTTGAGCGTCGACTGCGGGGCATTCGTGGAGGGGTGGTGCGGAGACGCAGCCA
Proteins encoded:
- a CDS encoding DNA alkylation repair protein produces the protein MEHGRIATIRERLRAEADPERAKSAQAYMKSSMPSLGVRVPVVRRMVLITAKELPFGCPAELRDDVRQLWREATWREERYAAIDLTSLKSVANDLEMLPLYEEIIRTGAWWDYVDGVSDRICALLQHHRSTLTPLMRKWASDPDFWVRRAAITSQLKAKSATDKELLSIVLDANLADKEFFIRKAIGWTLREYAKTDPQWVRDYVETRRARLSQLSLREAIKHLG